The Verrucomicrobium spinosum DSM 4136 = JCM 18804 DNA segment TTTTCAGCCCGATGAGCGACAAGAAAAAAGAAAAAGACGCCCCCAACCCCTACAAAGAGACCCTGCACCTGCCGGTGACGGAGTTTCCCATGAGGGCGAGCCTGACCGAACGGGAGCCCCAGCGGCTCGCCAAATGGGAGGCAGAAGGTCTTTATCAGCAGATTCAAGAAAAGCGTCGCGGCGCCAGGAAATTCATCCTTCATGACGGCCCTCCCTTTGCCAACGGTGATGTGCACATGGGCACCGCCTTGAACAAGATCCTCAAAGACTTGGTGGTGAAGTCCAAAACCATGCTGGGCTGGCATGCTCCGTTTGTGCCCGGCTGGGACTGTCATGGTCTCCCTATCGAATTCCGCGTGGTGAAAGAGAGCACCGGCCTTACGCCAGTGGAAGTGCGCCGCCGTTCGGAAGAGTACGCACGCAAATACATCGACATCCAGCGCAACAGCTTCAAGAGGCTGGGTGTCTTCGGTGATTGGGAGAACCCTTATCTCACGCTCGATCCGGGCTACGAGGCCGACATTATCCGCGTTTTCGCCAAACTGGTGGAACAGGATCTGGTCTATCGCATGAAGCGGCCGGTGCTCTGGAGCTACGGCGCAGGCACCGCACTGGCGGAAGCGGAGGTGGAGTACAAAGACAAGGTCTCGCCCGCCATCTACGTAGCCTTCGCCCTGGCACCGAACAACCTGCCTGCCGCCCTGGAAGGGGCCAGCCTCGTGATCTGGACGACCACGCCATGGACACTGCCCGCGAACCTCGGCATCGCCCTGCATCCGGAGTTCGACTACGTGGTGGGTGAGTTCACCAACGTCGAAAACGTGCCCGCCCGTTTCGTCGTTGCGAAGTCGCTGTTGAACGAGTTTACTGCCAAGACTGGGTTCAGTCTGGTCACGGAACTGGCCCAGATGAAGGGCCGCGAGTTCGTGGGAATGGAGGCCCGGCATCCTTTCTTACCTCGCACCTCCAAGGTCATCAACGGCCTCTTTGTGACCGCCGACACCGGGACGGGTCAGGTGCACATCGCCCCCGGGCACGGTGCAGACGACTATCAGGCCGGCCGTGAAAACGGCATGGAGATCCTCTCCCCCGTGGATGGCCGCGGCCACTACACCGCAGAAGTGGGCCTGCCCGAACTGGTGGGAAAACACGTCTTCCAGGCCAATGAGCCCATCATCGCCCTTCTGACTGAGAAGGGCGCGTTGCTGGCCCGCGAAAGCTACGCCCACCAGTATCCGCATTGCTGGCGCTCCAAGACGCCGATCATCTTCCGCGCCGTGGAGCAGTACTTCATCCGCGTGGAGCAGATCCGTGGGAAAGCGCTTGAGGAAATCGACCGCGTCAAGTGGCTGCCAGCCTGGGGTCGCAACCGCATCTATGGCACCGTGGAATCCCGCCCCGACTGGTGCATCAGCCGTCAGCGTACCTGGGGCGTGCCTCTGCCCGTGTTCTATCATGCAGACGGCACACCGGTCGTCAGCGCCGAGGTGGCCCGCAAGGTCGCGGACATCATCGAGCAGGTGGGCACCAATGCCTGGTTCGAAAAGTCCGACGCGGAGTGGGCCACCCTTGTGGGCCTGCCCGATGGCGCGGTCAAAGGAAACGACACCCTCGACGTCTGGATCGACTCCGGTTGCAGCCATGTCGCGGTGCTTGATCGTCACCCCGAGCTTCACTGCCCGGCCGACCTTTACATCGAAGCCACCGACCAGCATCGCGGCTGGTTCCAGAGCTCCCTCATGCTCAGTGTGGTCGCCCGCGGTGCCGCCCCGTACAAGAGCGTCATCACCCACGGGTTCGTGGTGGACACCAGCGGGAAAAAAGTTTCCAAGAGCGACCAGGGCAACGACAAGAATGCCAAGCCGATGACGGCGGACCACTACTACAACAAGTACGGGGCCGATCTCGTGCGCTTGTGGGTGAGCTCCGTGGACTACCAGAATGAGGTACCCTTCTCAGAAGAGCTGTTCCAGCAGGCCTCCGAAAGTTACCGCCGCCTCCGCAACACGCTGCGCGTGCTGCTGGGCAATCTGGACGGATTCAACGCCGCAGAAGATGCGGTGGAGCCCGACCAGCTCACGCTCGTGGACCGCTGGATCCTCAGCCAGCTCGAGAACCTGAAACAGGAGTGCCGCGAGGCTTACGATGCATACGACTTCCGCAAGGTCTTCGTCCTTCTCAACCAGTTTTGCGCCGTCGATCTCAGCGCCCTCTACGTTGACATCACCAAGGACCGTCTCTACTGCGACGCCACGAGCAGCCTGCGCCGCCGCGCCACCCAGACGGCCATCCACCGCATCACGGACGCCCTCTGCCGCCTGCTGGCCCCCATCCTCTCCTTCACCGCGGATGAGGCCTGGGAATACCTCGGTCATGAGACCAGCGTGCATCTGGAGGACTTCCCCGAGCTCGATCCCTCGTACGTCAATCCAGAAGCGACCGCGGCTGTCCAAGAGCTCCTCAAAGTGCGTACTGTCATCCAGCAGGCCATCGAGAAGGCCCGCCAGGAAAAGCGCATCGGCTCCAACCTGGAAGCCACAGTAGAACTCACCCTCCCCGAGTCCGCCTTCCAGCATCCCGTTTTCGAGGCCATCCCGACGCTGGAGGAGTTCTTCATTCTCTCCGTCCTTACCATCAAGCGGACAGACGCCGCCGAGCCATCTGCCGTGGTGCTGGAGTCTCCGCACCAGAAGTGTGCCCGGTGCTGGAAGCACGTTCCCACAGTCGGCCACCAGACTCACACGGATCTGTGTGATCGCTGCGACGAGGCCGTTGCCTGACCCAGGCACCTGGCAATGTAGATTCCTAATACCCCCCTCCCTTCCCGCATGCTCCGTCTCCTGCTCCTCCTGAGCCTCCCCCTTTACATCATCGACCAGCTCACCAAGCTGTGGGTGGTCCGGAATTTCGAGCTTCGCGGCCCCGGCCGCGAGGTCATTGAAAATTTCTTCACGCTCCACTACATTGACAATACGGGGGTGGCTTTTGGGAGCTTTAACGGAGGCGAGTATTCCAACTACATCTTCGGAGGCATCGCTCTCGTAGCCCTCGGATTTTTCATTTGGGCTTACCGCAAAGGTTTCTTCCCGGGGCTGTTAAACCGCGTCGCGATCGCCCTGATCGTGGCCGGGGTATGCGGAAACTTTACGGATCGCCTGATTTACCATCACGTGGTGGACTTCCTGTCCTTTGACCTGCATCTGCCCATGGCCAGTCCATGGCCGTCCTTCAATGTGGCGGATTCCTGCGTGGTGATTGCTGCCTGTCTGCTGGCGAGCGGTGTCTTCCGCGCTGATCCCTCCGAAAAGGACAAACAGACAACAGAATAGCAGCTCCTGCCCACCGGGGGTGGTTTCAGGTGTCGTTATGGACACATTGTTCCATCTCTTGTAGGATGGCGACATGAATTCCCACACCCTGCCGGCCGCCCTGCTCGCCGAAGTAGCCCCCATCCTGGACCTTGATGCTCTGGTCCAGCATGACGGTGACGACGGTGTGTCCTGGGACTTGATGTTCGACGACAGCCTCCTCGTAGAAGCCTTCCACGAGGAAGTGACGAACAAGCTGGTACTGACCACCCATGTGGGCACCCCCAATGACGATCGGGTGGCTCAGCTCTATAGACTGCTGCTCCAGTACAACTACCTCTGGCGCGACACGTCCGGCACGCGGATGGCCCTCGAGCCACCGGATGGAAACATCATCATGATCTACGACCTTCCCCTTGCCGGGCTGGATGGAGTGACTTTGCGCAACGTGCTGCAAAACTTTGCCGCGGCCGCCCGGGCCTGGACGGTGACGATCAACGGTCCGGTGGCATCGGATGCATCTGCCTCCGAAGACGCCACGGATGACCCCGCATTTGGCCCTGCGCTGCTAATCCGTGTCTAGAGGAAGACTTCGTCTTTGCTTCTCCCCGCCATGAACATCAACTCTGCTCAAACACGTTCGCTCACCGAAATTACGGCCGCCTTTGACAAGTCGGGTGTGGGTGCCGACAAGGAGGTGCGGGCCAAAAGCGGTGGCAAGGTGCTCTATGAAAAAACCAAGTCTGAAGGCCGTTTCAGCACCAAAGCGTCAAGGACCAAGAAGCAGGATGATGCACGCAAGCTCATCGGATCAGCACTGAAAAAGGAACTGGAATCCCGCCCTGGAGCCAAAGTGTTTGAAGGTGTGGTGCGCAAGAACATGCGGGACATCTTTGAAGGAAACGGCGTGGTGACAAAAGGCGACTTCGACAGAGTCAAGGTGGAGTCTGACCGGGTGGTTTCCATCTATGAATCCTACAAAAATGCCAAGGAGAAGTTTGCCAAGGATCCCGATTGTGAAGCGGGACGCAAGGACATGCGAAATGTCCTGCGAGACACTCCCGGCTTCAGCCCGGGCATGGAGTTTTTTGACGTCGTAGAACTCTATTCCGAGTTGCTCAACAGTCCCAAACCATTCACCTCTGAGATCAAGAAACAACTCGGTGCGCTGGGAGCCTTTGCGAAGGACAAGGGCAGCGATATCTCAGACGTGGCGGCCCTTGAACGCGCCAGTGAAGCGGTCCACTCCGCTGTCAGTCACGGAGCCACCAGCGTCAAGGCGCTGCCCCAAACCATCCTGCTGCGCCAGATCGGCACGCCGGAAGATCAAAAGGGTCGGTGCGCCCCGCTGGTCGCACTCACCGCCCTGGCGGAATCTTCGGGGCCGACTGGCTCTGATGGCTTGATGCGACGCCTGGAGCAGGAGGTGCATGACATGCAAAAGGCGGGGCTCCGGGAACCGAATGAGTATGCCTCCCAACTGGCCCAACTGCATGGCCCCACTGGAAACACCCGGGAGCGCATTAAGGCACCTGATGGATCCAAGATTGAGACCTTTGGCCATCGCTCCACAGTGAAGCATCTGGAGGACGCATTCGAACAGGGTGGCGGCAAACCCGTCATGTATGGCGTGGAGGTGACGGGCCATATCATGATGATTGGCGCCACCCGCCATGAGGGCGAAGACTCGTACATTTTTTACGACCCAAACTTTGGCACGGCCCGGTTTGAAAGCGCCAAGGACATGAGCAAGTTTCTGGACCAGTACTTCGGGGAGCTGGGGTACGGCAAAGAGTACAGTATGGATGGACTTGCCAGGGGCGAGTTTGAGTTCAATGTGGCCAAGCAGTATGACCTGGACAAGGTCGCGGCACTGACCGTGAGAGGGGGCAGTGTGGACGTGATGCTGGAGCCCAAATAGCGAAACAGAGGAAACAACCCCGGGAACCGCCGTCCCGGGTCAGCCCAGGAAACGGGAGGACATTTTTACGGCCTCTTCAAGGATCGCTAGATACTCCTCCCGTGCGATTTCACGGCCTCCGAACATCGACAGATGAGCTGTCGTCCACTGCGTATCATGCAGCAGAAACTGTTTTTCTCTCAACCGGTCCATGAGCCAGACCAGCGCCGCCTTGGATCCCCCTGACCGCCGGCTGAACATGGACTCTCCAAAGAAGGCACCGCCGATGGCCACCCCGTAGAGTCCGCCAATGAGTTCGTCATCCTCCCAGGCCTCGACTGAATGCGCGTACCCCAGCTTGTGCAGGAGTTCGTAGCTATGGATGATCTCCTTGGAGATCCACGTTTCCCGGCGCTGGCCGCAGCCGCGCAGCACCTCGCCGAAGGCGGTGTTCACCCTCACCTCGATCTTCCGTCTGCGCAACTCCGCCCTCAGACTGCGGGGCACATGATATTCCCGGATGGGCAAAATGCCTCGGGGATCTGGCGAAAACCACGAAAGACGACCGTTCTCCATGCCCATGGGGAATATCCCATTGCAGTACGCACTGATGAGAAGTCGGGGCTCTAATGCAGACACGGAGGGTTCAATGGATATCCTCATCCACTATTCATCGAAAACGCGTTTTCGTGCAACTCTCAGCACGCCTGTTCCGCATGAGAATTTCTCTTTCATCACCCCGGGTCCGGCTTAAGGTCAACCATCACCTCACCCGCCATGCGCAAAGGTCTCTACCCGGGCAGCTTTGACCCCATTACCAACGGCCATCTGGACGTACTCCGGCGGGCTGCCCGCCTGTTTGACGAGTTGGTAGTGGCAGTGGCAAGAGACAATCAGAAGCAATCCCTCTTTACCATGGACGAGCGGGTCGCGATGATCGAGGAGACCGCCCAGGCCCACGGGCTTGCCAACGTCAGCGTCCAGCCATTCGAGGGCCTGCTGGTGGAGTTTGCGGCACGTGAGGGAGCCTGCGCCGTCATCCGCGGGCTGAGAGCCGTTTCTGACTTCGAGTTTGAGTTCCAGATGGCACTCATGAACCGGAAACTGGATGACCGGGTGGAGACGCTGTTCCTCACTCCTCAGGAGGAGTTGACCTACATCAGTTCCCGGATCGTCAAAGAAATCGCCCGTCTGGGTGGAGACATTCGCGCCTTTGTGCCGGCCCATGTCGCCGAGGCCCTAAAACGCAAGCTCGGAAACGCCCGCTCCGCCCCTGCCAGCGTAACTTCTTGAAAAGGAAAACTTTGCCATGAACCTCAAAATAGACCCCCGCGGTATCCCGTCCGAAGGCCTGCACGTGGAAGGCCAGCTTCCGGTGACCATCTTTGCCTTGTCTGAGGATGATCCCGCCCGTCCTGTCAGCCCTCTGGACTACCAGTTGACCGTGATGCGAGATGAGAATGACATCCTCGTCCATGGCCATCTTGGAGCCACTTTTGAGCTGACCTGCGGTCGCTGTGCGGAACGATTTCAGACCCGTGTAGAGCTTCAGACCTACGGATTGGACGTAGAGATTGAAAATGAAGATCCAATTGACTTGACAATTTACCTAAGAGAGGACATCCTGCTGGCCCTTCCGACCTACCCTCGCTGTGAAACGGGCAACGTTACACTTCGAGATTGTCCCGCTGAAGGCAAGTTCAGCCCTGAAACGGAGCCC contains these protein-coding regions:
- a CDS encoding YopT-type cysteine protease domain-containing protein, translated to MNINSAQTRSLTEITAAFDKSGVGADKEVRAKSGGKVLYEKTKSEGRFSTKASRTKKQDDARKLIGSALKKELESRPGAKVFEGVVRKNMRDIFEGNGVVTKGDFDRVKVESDRVVSIYESYKNAKEKFAKDPDCEAGRKDMRNVLRDTPGFSPGMEFFDVVELYSELLNSPKPFTSEIKKQLGALGAFAKDKGSDISDVAALERASEAVHSAVSHGATSVKALPQTILLRQIGTPEDQKGRCAPLVALTALAESSGPTGSDGLMRRLEQEVHDMQKAGLREPNEYASQLAQLHGPTGNTRERIKAPDGSKIETFGHRSTVKHLEDAFEQGGGKPVMYGVEVTGHIMMIGATRHEGEDSYIFYDPNFGTARFESAKDMSKFLDQYFGELGYGKEYSMDGLARGEFEFNVAKQYDLDKVAALTVRGGSVDVMLEPK
- the coaD gene encoding pantetheine-phosphate adenylyltransferase, whose amino-acid sequence is MRKGLYPGSFDPITNGHLDVLRRAARLFDELVVAVARDNQKQSLFTMDERVAMIEETAQAHGLANVSVQPFEGLLVEFAAREGACAVIRGLRAVSDFEFEFQMALMNRKLDDRVETLFLTPQEELTYISSRIVKEIARLGGDIRAFVPAHVAEALKRKLGNARSAPASVTS
- the lspA gene encoding signal peptidase II, whose translation is MLRLLLLLSLPLYIIDQLTKLWVVRNFELRGPGREVIENFFTLHYIDNTGVAFGSFNGGEYSNYIFGGIALVALGFFIWAYRKGFFPGLLNRVAIALIVAGVCGNFTDRLIYHHVVDFLSFDLHLPMASPWPSFNVADSCVVIAACLLASGVFRADPSEKDKQTTE
- the aat gene encoding leucyl/phenylalanyl-tRNA--protein transferase; protein product: MRISIEPSVSALEPRLLISAYCNGIFPMGMENGRLSWFSPDPRGILPIREYHVPRSLRAELRRRKIEVRVNTAFGEVLRGCGQRRETWISKEIIHSYELLHKLGYAHSVEAWEDDELIGGLYGVAIGGAFFGESMFSRRSGGSKAALVWLMDRLREKQFLLHDTQWTTAHLSMFGGREIAREEYLAILEEAVKMSSRFLG
- the ileS gene encoding isoleucine--tRNA ligase; this encodes MSDKKKEKDAPNPYKETLHLPVTEFPMRASLTEREPQRLAKWEAEGLYQQIQEKRRGARKFILHDGPPFANGDVHMGTALNKILKDLVVKSKTMLGWHAPFVPGWDCHGLPIEFRVVKESTGLTPVEVRRRSEEYARKYIDIQRNSFKRLGVFGDWENPYLTLDPGYEADIIRVFAKLVEQDLVYRMKRPVLWSYGAGTALAEAEVEYKDKVSPAIYVAFALAPNNLPAALEGASLVIWTTTPWTLPANLGIALHPEFDYVVGEFTNVENVPARFVVAKSLLNEFTAKTGFSLVTELAQMKGREFVGMEARHPFLPRTSKVINGLFVTADTGTGQVHIAPGHGADDYQAGRENGMEILSPVDGRGHYTAEVGLPELVGKHVFQANEPIIALLTEKGALLARESYAHQYPHCWRSKTPIIFRAVEQYFIRVEQIRGKALEEIDRVKWLPAWGRNRIYGTVESRPDWCISRQRTWGVPLPVFYHADGTPVVSAEVARKVADIIEQVGTNAWFEKSDAEWATLVGLPDGAVKGNDTLDVWIDSGCSHVAVLDRHPELHCPADLYIEATDQHRGWFQSSLMLSVVARGAAPYKSVITHGFVVDTSGKKVSKSDQGNDKNAKPMTADHYYNKYGADLVRLWVSSVDYQNEVPFSEELFQQASESYRRLRNTLRVLLGNLDGFNAAEDAVEPDQLTLVDRWILSQLENLKQECREAYDAYDFRKVFVLLNQFCAVDLSALYVDITKDRLYCDATSSLRRRATQTAIHRITDALCRLLAPILSFTADEAWEYLGHETSVHLEDFPELDPSYVNPEATAAVQELLKVRTVIQQAIEKARQEKRIGSNLEATVELTLPESAFQHPVFEAIPTLEEFFILSVLTIKRTDAAEPSAVVLESPHQKCARCWKHVPTVGHQTHTDLCDRCDEAVA
- a CDS encoding YceD family protein; the protein is MNLKIDPRGIPSEGLHVEGQLPVTIFALSEDDPARPVSPLDYQLTVMRDENDILVHGHLGATFELTCGRCAERFQTRVELQTYGLDVEIENEDPIDLTIYLREDILLALPTYPRCETGNVTLRDCPAEGKFSPETEPLGTELDEAADRNVWGTLDQLNNLKRN
- a CDS encoding type III secretion system chaperone; the protein is MNSHTLPAALLAEVAPILDLDALVQHDGDDGVSWDLMFDDSLLVEAFHEEVTNKLVLTTHVGTPNDDRVAQLYRLLLQYNYLWRDTSGTRMALEPPDGNIIMIYDLPLAGLDGVTLRNVLQNFAAAARAWTVTINGPVASDASASEDATDDPAFGPALLIRV